A window of Rosa rugosa chromosome 7, drRosRugo1.1, whole genome shotgun sequence genomic DNA:
CACAATGCAAGATACCAGCTGCCCTATCCGGAATATGCTAGGGAGGATACTATCTGCTAAAGCCTGTTAAAGATTAAGATTGGATTGCTTAGAGCACTGAAATTGTTGTAATTGATACCTGCTTAATTAAAAATGAATACATTTATATCAACAACAATGGGAATCAAATACAGCAATACTGATTATTACCTCAGTTTCATCATCCAGAATAGGATCAAAAGCATCAGACGCTCGAACTAGTCCACGCAAACCCCCTGGAAGACTAATTACAAGGTCCTTTTCATTGACTTCGGCAACAACTCCCCAAACCTTCATCCCAGGAGATATATTCTGACCATAGGCAAAGCAATAATAAGTACATCAACAATGCATACTATGTACTACATAACCTTCACTTGACATGACCTAGCAACATCATTTCGCCTACCGGAGGCAAGCTAAACATGCGTTTGTACATATTCAAATGGAAAATTCAAGGATTTATGTTTGAAGGAAGACCTTCAAAGTGATCTTGTTTGCATATCTAGGTAGTTTTCCAGTGATGCCATCTCCGAAAAGCGAGCCCATCTCGTCCTCGTTTACAAGGCTCTCCTTCGGCAcccttttcttcttccctttcttcttcatctccctCTCCTCTGCCTCGAATTCGGCATCAACTTCGGCCCGAATTTCGTCGCGTTCTTTTCGATTCAATGAGCTCCCTCCACCTTCAATTCAATTAAACAACGAACACAAAAATATGAACAAATTAGATTCCAGTAGAGTTTTGGAATTGAAAAGAAGAACAGAAGCAATAATTTAGGGAAGCATGAACCTCTGGGGAAGTCAGGGACGTCGTCTTCGAGCTGCAAAGCCATGGCGGCGTTGTTGTGATCCTTGTTTGGTTTGAAAGGTTTTTTAGAGGATTTGTTGAACTTTGGAGCGTCTCTGGGGTTCTTGTTATTCCCTCCCTGAGGTTTCTTGGACGACGGTGCCATGTTTGCAGAGCGATACCGGCAGCGGGGAGTAGAGAGTGTTTGGGGGGTTTTAGAGGTTTAAGAAGCGGAACCTCAATAAGGGTTTAAACTCTGCCCACTGCTGGGTTTAGGGCGACTGGGTGAAGGGAGACCCAACGACGTCGTTTCGTTTATCTTCAGGAAACGGCGTCGTTAGCCTCAGCAGGTCTTCGCACGACGTCGTTCTTTTTCTAATCAACTAGATATTActggtttttcatttttttaaaacTGCTTTTAGTTAAATTCGTACCCTTTTTGTACAAAACACGTACGCCTCTCTTCCATGCGCATGTCTATTGAAAAATTATTCATGCAGGGTTGTCAAGTTCAATACCCAACCTAAAGTAAGTGAAAGTTAAGAAACTCGATATTTCAGTTTGATTTTGTTTGGTTCGATTTcacttaaaataaaaataaaatacagtgaaaaatatatattcaggAAAATTCATAAGAACCAcacacaaaaataaataaacaaataggcatagaaaatataaacaaaagaaATGAAGCCGATTCAGAactaatatatataatttactGGCTCAATTCAGTTTAAATTAGTGTGGTACGTGGATATTTACTTATtcagttcaaaaaatatcacctctaatttgtgttttgtgataCGTGCTTTTAAACTACAATTTGGACATTgccacaaaaaataaataaataaataaaatatatatataatttcggTGTTATAATTTGTTGCTTGGCGAATGCTAAACAACACTTTTATATGTCTATGTAACAGTAAGAAAACGTCAGTGAGTATGCTATTGTGTAAATCATTATTGTCATTATCTATTTAGTTTATATTTCTATGAGCTTTGCCCAACAGATGGACTATGGAGTGATATTTTGTGCAGGTCATTTAAGTTTTaagctccttttttttttcttgcgaAATTTAATGTTAATTTATAGAGGTTTTTACCATTAAGGTTAAGTTAGTTAGTTAAATTACTACGAACATGATGCAAATAGTGAAAATTCGTGCAGTCACCTTAAAACTTTGGAAAGGAATTTAAATtgtagttaaacattcaagttgTGATAAATTCAAGTTGGCTACTAACCATGAGATTCATTTTCTTAAATCAAACAAagttaaaaaacaaaaagcgtgaaaaaaaaaaatgagaaggtTGATGAGTGGTGGACgaataaaaggaaaaaggcAAAAGGAAAAAAGTTACCCAATAGAAAGTGAATCGAACAATTGACTACAAATCAACGGCTAGATCGCCCGAATCCTCACCAAAATAATTAACCCGGAAAGTAGAATAACAAAACCACCTCTACAAGAACCTTCTCGAATGTTACTGAAATAAAAGGGCCATCTCCAACAGCCGAAGCCACAGCCATTCAATCACAAAGCTCTTGTTTTCGATCGCCTCACCACGGCCCAATCTCTACACGGTACCCTTCTTCTCCCTTCTAATTTTCCTTCAATTCTgaacctaattttttttttttttttcccttcgatTTTTGATTGAATTACGATAGGCTCGTCTTCAATTTTGGTGTGGTTGTTGTAATAGGTGAGAGAACAATGAGGGGGAGAAGCTACAGTTACAGCCCTTCACCGCCGAGAGGTTACAGCAGACGACGTCGTAGCCCTAGCCCTAGAGGCCGCTATGGAGGAGGCCGTGCTAGGGATCTTCCCACCAGTCTTTTGGTCCGCAATCTTCGCCATGACTGCCGGTATGTAATCAGTTCATTTTTCTTATATTATTCTTCAAtttctttgttgttttgttgCATCAATAATAAATTTGTTGATTTAGATTTGTGCAATTAGGGTGTTAGATTAGtaggatttggatttgggtaATTGGGTTTTGGTTGATCCAATGAGAATTTTATTCTTTTGAGGTTTAGTTGGTAAATCTGGAATTTGTTTGCTTTGAAATAGATGTTGTGCTTGAATTAGATGTATGCAATTGGGGTTAATTTATCAATAAAAAGCTTATAAGTTTTGCCTCTTTAAAATTTGCAATTTAATTTTATTGCAATAACGAATCTATAATTTCTGTGCTTCTGTGCTTGATTTAGGTTTCTGCAATTGGATTTTATCCATGTTGCAAGTGTGGAGCTTATCAATTGTGTTTGGTTTGCAGGCCTGAGGATTTACGTGGGCCGTTCGGGCAATTTGGTCCCCTCAAGGACATCTACTTGCCTAGGGATTATTATACTGGGTAAGCATGCTTTTCGTGTCGGGAAATTAGGATGTGTAGTAAAATAATGTGCGTATTTTTGTAAGAGTCGCTCTTTGTTAGTATTGTGGTGGTGCGTAAGATGGAACTAAACTTTCATGTGTGTGAGTTGGGCGAGTTTTATTGTTGTGATCTGagtgttttcatttttttaattacttaTTCACAATCGCTTTGTGGGAATTTGGTTGCTTTATTGAAAGTGTTGAAGAGAAGAATGAAGTAAATAAGAGTACTGTGTTGAAGACAAGATTGAAGTAGTAAGACTGTTGTGTTGAAGAGACCAATCAAGTAAGTAAGAGTGGTCAAGATGGTTTTATTGGTACATGAAGATTTGAAGAAACTTGGTTTGAATTCATTGAGAAGAAGTTGGAAGACTTGAAGAATTTCAACTCAATTTTATCTATGGCACCAACAAGGTTAGCGGCCACGTGATGTTTTGACTTGATTTGTAGGAAGTGTTGGTAAAATATATGTGCTTTGAATGCTCAGGGTAAAAAACTTGGTGGAGTTTGGatcttttattaattatcagGAACACAATGGCTTTGGTAAATTATTGTAAGCATgcggttttttttttactgttatAATTAAATGTTATTGTGGTGCAGGGATCCACGTGGCTTTGGATTTGTTCAGTTTATAGACCCTGCTGATGCTGCAGATGCCAAGTACCATATGGATGGGCAGATTCTTCTTGGGCGGGAATTGACAGTTGTATTTGCTGAGGAGAATAGGAAGAAACCCTCGGAAATGAGGTCAAGAGACCGGTAAGATATATTTCGATGAAAGTTTGATTTGGATATCCATTTTTGATGGATTTATTACTTAAACCTGATGCTTTTGTAGTATGTTTTCAGTTCTTAAAGTTAATTTGATGCTGTGGTTTTTTTATTCTCTCTACAAGTAGTTTATTGATTTACCTATATGTTTATTTGTTATCAGGGGTCGGTCATATGACAGCAGGCGGAGCATTTATTCTCGTTCACCACGCTATGCTCGAACCTACTCTCGAAGTCCAGGTTATTATTCACCCTCCCCTAGGAGAAGGCGGTACTCAAGGTATGTGGTAATTTATGTCTTTTTTTAAGTTCTCAATTATCCACGGGGACTGGAGCAAAACGCATAAAACATGCCTGTTTTTACGgtgatttttcaattttgatacaGGTCGATTTCACCAAGAGGTAGGAGGTACCGGGAGCGATCGTACTCAAGGTCTCCCTATGGTTCAAGGAGCCGTAGCCGAAGTCGGAGCTATAGCAGGAGCCGCAGTCAAAGCCTGGACTACTCTCGCTAGTGTACTTGATAGAGTGACTTCCTGATCAAGAGCTAGAAATCTTTAGTTAGAATTCGTGATATGAATAAATATTGGTAAACTGGTAGATGTATGTCAATACCAGCTGCTGTCCTGGTATTCTAGTCCTGTTTGTTCAAACTTGTTTTATGATGATCAACTTATTCTGTTTGAATGGTTAGGCTTGTCTCTTCAGCTTTTTGCATTTGGTTCAATTGATTGAACAGAACCAAGGTGATTGGAAATGAATTCCCCTGTATATGTTTAATCATGTATTCCAGCAACCTCGAACTCCTAGAACTGTAAATAGTCATCGAAACACATTTACTCATGGAAGGGGTGTGTGCTTTAGCCACCCAGAAAGCAAAATATTTTACATGATGTAAAAGAACTTCCATGCAATAATCTTGCTCTTCCTACTTACAAGCAAGAAAAGTGCTTCTAACTGTACAAAAATATCCTTGCAGTAAAAGAAGTGAGCTCTCATATCTCCACGAAGCAACCGGACTGAACGAACCCAGAGAACTCCTCACACATCTCTACCTTCTCCAATTTCCCATTTTCCCCTCCCGTCAAAAAGAACTCATGCGGTCCCCCTAGATACTCCGACCCGGACACAAAGGCCCACCGGCCCAACTCCACCCCGCACGGCCCAGACCTCACCGCAGAATCCCTCTCGCCCCAACTAAACAGCTTCCCATCCTTCCCAATCCCAACGCACGACCTCGGACACTCACCCGCCCTCCACGCGTCCTCGACCCGCCTCCAACGACCCGACCCGATCTCATAAACCTCCGCGCTCCCCACAAACCCGCCCTGGCTGTCCGTACCGTACCCGCTCACCACCCAAAACTCCGACCCGTTTACGAGCCCTTCGCACTCGTCCCGCTCCTCGCTCATCCCGCCCAGCTCGCCCCACTCGTCCGCCCTCACGTCGTAAACCCTCGCCGACCTCAGCGCGTTCTTGTTCTCGTCGTGCCCTCCGGCGACGTACACCCGGCCGTCCAGTTCCCCGGCGGCGAAGAACACCCGGACCTCCGGCATGTCCTTCCCTTTACTCCACCGCTGCGTCGTGAACTCGCACACGAACACGTGTCTCACCGGCTGGTAACTCGCCGGGTCCCACCCTCCCATCACCACCAGCTTCCCCTCGGAGCTCGTCACCTGACAGAACAGCGGCAGCCCGTCCGGGTACTCCGGAACCGGGTTGACCCGGGCCCAGTCCCCGCTCGCCGGGTCGAAAACAGACAAGCCGTAAACTGCGGGTCCGGCCGGCTTCGACCCGGTTCGGACCGGAAGCGCTTGGATTAAAGAAGCGGCCTTGTGGGTGAACCCGTATTGCTTTCTGTGGTTGTAGAAGTCTCTGCTCTTAATGAGCTCCCCCCATCGGCGGCAGACTCGGGAGGCGACTCGGTGGGCCGAGTAGTGCAGCCGAGTCAGGCACTCGTAGGCTATTTCTTCGGGCAAACCAGGTATCAACTCGGTCAATTGCATTTGCTTTCGAATTCAACGTTTTGAAATTTGGGTATGTGTGTGATTTGGAGTGGCATTTTCAGTTGGGTATTTATAGGCAAAATAAAAGTTGGAGAATCCATCCGCGTGGAATAAACGGCAAGTTGCCCAAAAAGGAAGGTAAAATCAACGGCTGGACACGCGGCGCCCGCGGATTCGGGCTAGAAATACTGTGCCCCGGTTTTGGGACTATCCGAGGTGGGAACTGACTTGGGCTTGGGGCCGGGTTTGGGACTGGGACTCATGGTTTTGACTGGTTGTTTTATGGGGTTTGGGGGTATCAAATTTGGATAAGGGTTGACTGCGTGTGCGTTTAGGTCCTATAATGTCGGAATTGGAAAGGGCAAAGGATATGAACTACGTGGATTTGGATACAGAAGAAAAATAGATATGCgtcatgtaattttttttttcccactagaTGCATCGTGTAATTTGGTGCATTGTTATTTAACTAGATATTTTGTGATTGATCATGTCATAGGGTATAGTTGAAGGAAACAATGCAATCTTTCTTAGtttcttagagcaactccaacagcttccccataatttttgtataatagggaagcaaaagtcaaagctttagcatatttttcttctctaactctaacagattccctattttacagcaatctctaaaatcttcatattcttccttagatttttagagattgctgtaaatatag
This region includes:
- the LOC133720587 gene encoding serine/arginine-rich SC35-like splicing factor SCL30A; the protein is MRGRSYSYSPSPPRGYSRRRRSPSPRGRYGGGRARDLPTSLLVRNLRHDCRPEDLRGPFGQFGPLKDIYLPRDYYTGDPRGFGFVQFIDPADAADAKYHMDGQILLGRELTVVFAEENRKKPSEMRSRDRGRSYDSRRSIYSRSPRYARTYSRSPGYYSPSPRRRRYSRSISPRGRRYRERSYSRSPYGSRSRSRSRSYSRSRSQSLDYSR
- the LOC133720580 gene encoding F-box/kelch-repeat protein At1g15670-like, translated to MQLTELIPGLPEEIAYECLTRLHYSAHRVASRVCRRWGELIKSRDFYNHRKQYGFTHKAASLIQALPVRTGSKPAGPAVYGLSVFDPASGDWARVNPVPEYPDGLPLFCQVTSSEGKLVVMGGWDPASYQPVRHVFVCEFTTQRWSKGKDMPEVRVFFAAGELDGRVYVAGGHDENKNALRSARVYDVRADEWGELGGMSEERDECEGLVNGSEFWVVSGYGTDSQGGFVGSAEVYEIGSGRWRRVEDAWRAGECPRSCVGIGKDGKLFSWGERDSAVRSGPCGVELGRWAFVSGSEYLGGPHEFFLTGGENGKLEKVEMCEEFSGFVQSGCFVEI